One part of the Magallana gigas chromosome 5, xbMagGiga1.1, whole genome shotgun sequence genome encodes these proteins:
- the LOC105327254 gene encoding uncharacterized protein isoform X4 — protein sequence MAISKEPLFTKTTTTIFICTMIIRALTIGYVIGGFVMRFELFYLEKDIVKILDYMPLGLLPLGSTLMFLVYSLMPFLILYAIVGGVGLIIIVRRSKWLLLAHAIGHSALMIIETVYLSLISWIVHESADNSTMTKGFETAHEFAFENEWRTLFEKLSCCGVSGKLPETSTVYWNLQNGPYGCFYNTGCLDKIKHFTSTYGGYYVAVISINIVTSVVCLAITEYFFRVAELKHSKEENHNELYKCRNGILGELYKKSSTIWKRNKLVWFSTLLKSIDLVYEVSLAVSVLILSHSWLRDYYLQDVIYNLWKDGLSMGYLEHVLTHTFLCVLAVSMGLKFLNFAAVNRKSGILMIAYIIAEFFLLLVEIIIFIFFTFLIRMLYCCITGKESYYCHFSNTDSADKLCNNTQGIWLRAARNIWLAFGFFLLHLAIKISHLAMADRLFKSINTGKEKQTVGFLHFLLLKIKRKPLVAANIGVGVFTMVFSTVFLCGLLVVRYDLNAYTRISSTLHGISDSLGNIGDIRDTSYILMIVTLILTTLLQIVLFVGVYFEKHYLLTSSFGFQIFLLLPHIISLFMIVVPLKMIYCCIEGVGQCNFSSDKDDLNFLCSGQTDLWISTAREIWLFWSFTLASLSLQFFSMALCWKLHRKLFSETICMRHFKRIYIGVISNPKIFIESLTVFTLVFEIAIGIATYAYFFEKIYPAYLQQFLGRFTYHGLNMQYLMNGLTYTLMAIIPISIILRPLLLWLILLIGKLQASFLFVVSYLAFIVGELAMLILSSFLLNLTYTCVQRESSYYTEDIVKWKQFCDSCKGDVHSMETIKMTFLTIHLILNTIYVILVDRVYPILMKDEENKGVLKILKAKISEVKVQSSFKAVQWLGIVVDASYCIAVYTLYFVNFYPFDQFVQQDLNAFGKHRYDMQDLLNALTYTLMSLIPLTLFSRVAVIYFGLHTRSFFIYIMITILFVLLGGYLVLITQSSYLLDLAYNCYDRFFSHYSSTKFSSFCDTNVGYVFDIAAVYVSYLVLQIIISVLSIIMLDRLYSYLGDISVSNGAFRSAFGRLYSSLSYVFCSG from the exons ATGGCCATCTCCAAGGAACCTCTTTTTACCAAAACGACAACTACCATCTTCATCTGTACAATGATAATTCGG GCACTGACAATTGGATATGTTATTGGCGGTTTCGTGATGAGGTTTGAACTTTTTTACTTGGAAAAAGATATTGTGAAAATACTGGATTACATGCCCCTTGGACTGCTGCCGTTGGGATCGACATTGATGTTTCTGGTCTACTCACTGATGCCGTTTCTGATTCTGTATGCCATTGTTGGGGGAGTTGGTTTGATAATCATAGTCCGGAGATCAAAGTGGTTGCTTCTAGCG cATGCCATTGGACACTCAGCTTTGATGATCATCGAAACAGTGTATCTCTCTTTAATATCGTGGATAGTACATGAG aGTGCAGACAACTCAACTATGACTAAAGGCTTCGAAACAGCACACGAATTTGCTTTTGAAAACGAGTGGAGAACtttatttgaaaag ctAAGTTGCTGTGGTGTCTCTGGAAAACTACCAGAGACCAGCACTGTGTATTGGAACTTACAGAACGGCCCCTACGGATGCTTCTACAATACTGGATGTTTAGACAAGATCAAGCATTTTACTTCAACCTATGGCGGCTACTACGTAGCTGTCATTTCTATCAACATCGTCACCAGT GTCGTTTGTCTAGCGATCACTGAGTACTTCTTTAGAGTTGCAGAACTCAAGCACAGTAAAGAAGAAAATCACAACGAATTGTACAAATGTAGAAATGGAATCCTTGGAGAGTTATATAAAAAATCGTCAACTATTTGGAAAAG aaATAAACTTGTGTGGTTCTCAACCCTTTTAAAGTCAATCGATTTG GTCTATGAAGTTTCACTGGCGGtatctgttttaattttgtccCATAGCTGGTTGAGGGACTACTATCTACAGGATGTGATTTACAATCTGTGGAAGGACGGCCTATCAATGGGATATTTAGAACACGTTCTCACCCATACATTTCTATGTGTTTTAGCAGTTTCAATGGGTCTGAAATTTCTAAATTTTGCAGCAGTTAACCGTAAAAGTGGAATCTTGATGATAGCG TACATAATAGCAGAGTTTTTCTTGCTGTTGGTTGAAatcatcattttcatatttttcaccTTTTTAATAAGAATG cTTTATTGCTGTATAACGGGAAAGGAAAGCTATTACTGTCATTTTTCTAATACCGACAGCGCTGATAAG TTGTGCAACAACACCCAAGGAATTTGGCTTAGAGCAGCTCGAAACATCTGGTTggcatttggattttttctccTCCATTTAGCAATAAAG ATATCACATTTAGCAATGGCTGATAGATTATTCAAATCTATCAATACAGGGAAAGAAAAACAGACTGTAGGATTTCTACATTTTTtacttctaaaaataaaaag gaaACCACTTGTTGCTGCCAATATAGGAGTAGGAGTTTTCACAATG GTATTCAGTACAGTTTTCCTTTGTGGACTTCTTGTGGTAAGGTATGACCTGAACGCGTATACCAGGATATCAAGCACGTTACATGGGATATCAGACAGCTTGGGAAACATAGGAGATATCAGGGACACCTCATACATTTTAATGATAGTCACCCTAATTCTTACAACACTGCTGCAGATCGTCTTATTTGTTGgagtttattttgaaaaacattatcTTCTGACAAGT agTTTTGGATTTCAGATATTCCTACTACTGCCGCACATTATATCTCTGTTTATGATTGTGGTTCCTCTAAAGATG ATCTATTGCTGCATCGAGGGTGTCGGACAGTGCAATTTTTCCTCCGATAAAGATGACTTAAACTTT CTCTGCAGTGGCCAGACTGATCTTTGGATTAGTACTGCGAGGGAAATTTGGTTATTTTGGTCATTTACACTGGCATCCCTCTCACTGCag tTTTTCTCTATGGCTCTTTGTTGGAAATTGCACCGGAAATTGTTTTCAGAAACAATATGTATGCGGCATTTTAAGCGGATATATATCGG ggtTATCAGCAAcccaaaaattttcattgaatctCTGACAGTATTTACACTG GTTTTTGAGATTGCAATTGGAATAGCAACATACGCATATTTCTTTGAGAAAATTTACCCAGCATACCTTCAGCAGTTTTTAGGGAGGTTTACATATCATGGCTTGAATATGCAATACCTCATGAATGGATTGACGTATACTCTAATGGCCATTATTCCCATTTCCATCATTCTCCGTCCACTGCTTCTGTGGTTAATACTCTTAATTGGCAAACTCCAAGCTTCGTTTCTT TTTGTTGTCAGTTACCTTGCATTTATAGTTGGAGAATTGGCAATGTTAATACTGTCATCGTTTCTGTTGAACTTG ACATACACCTGCGTTCAACGTGAATCGTCATATTACACCGAAGATATTGTTAAATGGAAACAG TTCTGTGATAGTTGTAAAGGAGATGTGCACAGCATGGAGACAATCAAGATGACTTTTCTTACCATTCACCTTATCTTAAAT ACAATATACGTCATCCTCGTAGACCGAGTTTATCCTATACTAATGAAAGACGAGGAAAACAAAGGAGTCCTAAAGATTCT GAAAGCAAAAATCTCTGAAGTAAAAGTTCAAAGTTCGTTCAAAGCTGTGCAATGGCTTGGTATC GTTGTTGACGCGTCCTACTGCATTGCAGTATACACCCTCTACTTTGTAAACTTTTATCCATTCGATCAATTTGTGCAGCAGGATTTGAATGCTTTTGGAAAACATCGCTATGACATGCAAGACCTTCTTAATGCTCTTACCTACACATTGATGTCGCTGATACCCCTCACATTATTCTCCAGGGTTGCTGTCATATATTTTGGATTACATACAcgctcattttttatttatatt atGATTACCATATTGTTTGTTCTTCTGGGAGGATATCTTGTTTTGATAACACAGTCTTCATATTTGTTGGATTTG gCTTACAATTGCTACGACAGATTCTTTTCACATTATAGTTCGACGAAATTTTCATCG ttttgtgATACAAATGTGGGTTATGTCTTCGATATTGCTGCTGTTTACGTTTCATATTTAGTTCTACAAATTATAATAAGT GTTTTAAGTATCATTATGCTTGATCGATTGTACTCGTATCTTGGAGATATATCGGTATCTAACGGAGCGTTTCGTTCTGCATTTGGACGTCTGTACAGCAGTCT ATCATACGTCTTCTGTTCTGGATAG
- the LOC105327254 gene encoding uncharacterized protein isoform X2, whose translation MAISKEPLFTKTTTTIFICTMIIRALTIGYVIGGFVMRFELFYLEKDIVKILDYMPLGLLPLGSTLMFLVYSLMPFLILYAIVGGVGLIIIVRRSKWLLLAHAIGHSALMIIETVYLSLISWIVHESADNSTMTKGFETAHEFAFENEWRTLFEKLSCCGVSGKLPETSTVYWNLQNGPYGCFYNTGCLDKIKHFTSTYGGYYVAVISINIVTSVVCLAITEYFFRVAELKHSKEENHNELYKCRNGILGELYKKSSTIWKRNKLVWFSTLLKSIDLVYEVSLAVSVLILSHSWLRDYYLQDVIYNLWKDGLSMGYLEHVLTHTFLCVLAVSMGLKFLNFAAVNRKSGILMIAYIIAEFFLLLVEIIIFIFFTFLIRMLYCCITGKESYYCHFSNTDSADKLCNNTQGIWLRAARNIWLAFGFFLLHLAIKISHLAMADRLFKSINTGKEKQTVGFLHFLLLKIKRKPLVAANIGVGVFTMVFSTVFLCGLLVVRYDLNAYTRISSTLHGISDSLGNIGDIRDTSYILMIVTLILTTLLQIVLFVGVYFEKHYLLTSSFGFQIFLLLPHIISLFMIVVPLKMIYCCIEGVGQCNFSSDKDDLNFLCSGQTDLWISTAREIWLFWSFTLASLSLQFFSMALCWKLHRKLFSETICMRHFKRIYIGVISNPKIFIESLTVFTLVFEIAIGIATYAYFFEKIYPAYLQQFLGRFTYHGLNMQYLMNGLTYTLMAIIPISIILRPLLLWLILLIGKLQASFLFVVSYLAFIVGELAMLILSSFLLNLFCDSCKGDVHSMETIKMTFLTIHLILNTIYVILVDRVYPILMKDEENKGVLKILKAKISEVKVQSSFKAVQWLGIVVDASYCIAVYTLYFVNFYPFDQFVQQDLNAFGKHRYDMQDLLNALTYTLMSLIPLTLFSRVAVIYFGLHTRSFFIYIMITILFVLLGGYLVLITQSSYLLDLAYNCYDRFFSHYSSTKFSSFCDTNVGYVFDIAAVYVSYLVLQIIISVLSIIMLDRLYSYLGDISVSNGAFRSAFGRLYSSLKSSKMNTVFFVILCLMLIIRLLFWIGLILMGLSPGYIHTDLIDTLHSMHIGNLNYGTMSMGLMYSHMALVPVDIACHGLELLAVIKMNKTLLIMSIVMRIIWIASDVTTLSFSSTILHLGYCLCGPGPVCLSSLYYSFKQEVCRNSYLLFHASGTLVAYLVVNVCSHIFELTVCSILSKKTSTKISPTEKEVNGTRDQEEALEIGSFDDDL comes from the exons ATGGCCATCTCCAAGGAACCTCTTTTTACCAAAACGACAACTACCATCTTCATCTGTACAATGATAATTCGG GCACTGACAATTGGATATGTTATTGGCGGTTTCGTGATGAGGTTTGAACTTTTTTACTTGGAAAAAGATATTGTGAAAATACTGGATTACATGCCCCTTGGACTGCTGCCGTTGGGATCGACATTGATGTTTCTGGTCTACTCACTGATGCCGTTTCTGATTCTGTATGCCATTGTTGGGGGAGTTGGTTTGATAATCATAGTCCGGAGATCAAAGTGGTTGCTTCTAGCG cATGCCATTGGACACTCAGCTTTGATGATCATCGAAACAGTGTATCTCTCTTTAATATCGTGGATAGTACATGAG aGTGCAGACAACTCAACTATGACTAAAGGCTTCGAAACAGCACACGAATTTGCTTTTGAAAACGAGTGGAGAACtttatttgaaaag ctAAGTTGCTGTGGTGTCTCTGGAAAACTACCAGAGACCAGCACTGTGTATTGGAACTTACAGAACGGCCCCTACGGATGCTTCTACAATACTGGATGTTTAGACAAGATCAAGCATTTTACTTCAACCTATGGCGGCTACTACGTAGCTGTCATTTCTATCAACATCGTCACCAGT GTCGTTTGTCTAGCGATCACTGAGTACTTCTTTAGAGTTGCAGAACTCAAGCACAGTAAAGAAGAAAATCACAACGAATTGTACAAATGTAGAAATGGAATCCTTGGAGAGTTATATAAAAAATCGTCAACTATTTGGAAAAG aaATAAACTTGTGTGGTTCTCAACCCTTTTAAAGTCAATCGATTTG GTCTATGAAGTTTCACTGGCGGtatctgttttaattttgtccCATAGCTGGTTGAGGGACTACTATCTACAGGATGTGATTTACAATCTGTGGAAGGACGGCCTATCAATGGGATATTTAGAACACGTTCTCACCCATACATTTCTATGTGTTTTAGCAGTTTCAATGGGTCTGAAATTTCTAAATTTTGCAGCAGTTAACCGTAAAAGTGGAATCTTGATGATAGCG TACATAATAGCAGAGTTTTTCTTGCTGTTGGTTGAAatcatcattttcatatttttcaccTTTTTAATAAGAATG cTTTATTGCTGTATAACGGGAAAGGAAAGCTATTACTGTCATTTTTCTAATACCGACAGCGCTGATAAG TTGTGCAACAACACCCAAGGAATTTGGCTTAGAGCAGCTCGAAACATCTGGTTggcatttggattttttctccTCCATTTAGCAATAAAG ATATCACATTTAGCAATGGCTGATAGATTATTCAAATCTATCAATACAGGGAAAGAAAAACAGACTGTAGGATTTCTACATTTTTtacttctaaaaataaaaag gaaACCACTTGTTGCTGCCAATATAGGAGTAGGAGTTTTCACAATG GTATTCAGTACAGTTTTCCTTTGTGGACTTCTTGTGGTAAGGTATGACCTGAACGCGTATACCAGGATATCAAGCACGTTACATGGGATATCAGACAGCTTGGGAAACATAGGAGATATCAGGGACACCTCATACATTTTAATGATAGTCACCCTAATTCTTACAACACTGCTGCAGATCGTCTTATTTGTTGgagtttattttgaaaaacattatcTTCTGACAAGT agTTTTGGATTTCAGATATTCCTACTACTGCCGCACATTATATCTCTGTTTATGATTGTGGTTCCTCTAAAGATG ATCTATTGCTGCATCGAGGGTGTCGGACAGTGCAATTTTTCCTCCGATAAAGATGACTTAAACTTT CTCTGCAGTGGCCAGACTGATCTTTGGATTAGTACTGCGAGGGAAATTTGGTTATTTTGGTCATTTACACTGGCATCCCTCTCACTGCag tTTTTCTCTATGGCTCTTTGTTGGAAATTGCACCGGAAATTGTTTTCAGAAACAATATGTATGCGGCATTTTAAGCGGATATATATCGG ggtTATCAGCAAcccaaaaattttcattgaatctCTGACAGTATTTACACTG GTTTTTGAGATTGCAATTGGAATAGCAACATACGCATATTTCTTTGAGAAAATTTACCCAGCATACCTTCAGCAGTTTTTAGGGAGGTTTACATATCATGGCTTGAATATGCAATACCTCATGAATGGATTGACGTATACTCTAATGGCCATTATTCCCATTTCCATCATTCTCCGTCCACTGCTTCTGTGGTTAATACTCTTAATTGGCAAACTCCAAGCTTCGTTTCTT TTTGTTGTCAGTTACCTTGCATTTATAGTTGGAGAATTGGCAATGTTAATACTGTCATCGTTTCTGTTGAACTTG TTCTGTGATAGTTGTAAAGGAGATGTGCACAGCATGGAGACAATCAAGATGACTTTTCTTACCATTCACCTTATCTTAAAT ACAATATACGTCATCCTCGTAGACCGAGTTTATCCTATACTAATGAAAGACGAGGAAAACAAAGGAGTCCTAAAGATTCT GAAAGCAAAAATCTCTGAAGTAAAAGTTCAAAGTTCGTTCAAAGCTGTGCAATGGCTTGGTATC GTTGTTGACGCGTCCTACTGCATTGCAGTATACACCCTCTACTTTGTAAACTTTTATCCATTCGATCAATTTGTGCAGCAGGATTTGAATGCTTTTGGAAAACATCGCTATGACATGCAAGACCTTCTTAATGCTCTTACCTACACATTGATGTCGCTGATACCCCTCACATTATTCTCCAGGGTTGCTGTCATATATTTTGGATTACATACAcgctcattttttatttatatt atGATTACCATATTGTTTGTTCTTCTGGGAGGATATCTTGTTTTGATAACACAGTCTTCATATTTGTTGGATTTG gCTTACAATTGCTACGACAGATTCTTTTCACATTATAGTTCGACGAAATTTTCATCG ttttgtgATACAAATGTGGGTTATGTCTTCGATATTGCTGCTGTTTACGTTTCATATTTAGTTCTACAAATTATAATAAGT GTTTTAAGTATCATTATGCTTGATCGATTGTACTCGTATCTTGGAGATATATCGGTATCTAACGGAGCGTTTCGTTCTGCATTTGGACGTCTGTACAGCAGTCT AAAGTCTTCGAAGATGAATACTGTATTCTTTgtaattttatgtttaatgCTA ATCATACGTCTTCTGTTCTGGATAGGTTTAATATTGATGGGCCTGAGCCCTGGATACATACATACGGATCTCATTGACACATTACATTCAATGCATATTGGAAATTTGAATTACGGTACAATGTCAATGGGTCTTATGTACTCTCATATGGCCTTAGTACCAGTGGATATTGCTTGTCATGGTCTTGAATTGCTTGCAGtgataaaaatgaacaaaacccTCCTAATCATG agCATCGTAATGCGAATAATCTGGATAGCATCGGATGTCACCACGTTGTCTTTTTCATCAACAATTCTTCATTTG GGTTATTGCTTATGTGGACCAGGTCCGGTCTGTTTATCTTCACTTTACTATAGTTTTAAACAAGAG GTATGCCGGAATTCATACTTGCTGTTTCACGCTTCAGGAACTTTGGTGGCTTATCTTGTAGTGAATGTTTGTTCTCAT ATTTTTGAATTGACTGTATGCTCTATTTTGAGCAAAAAGACATCAACGAAAATTAGTCCAACCGAAAAGGAGGTGAATGGTACAAGAGACCAGGAGGAAGCTCTGGAAATAGGCAGTTTTGATGATGATTTATAA
- the LOC105327254 gene encoding uncharacterized protein isoform X1, with protein sequence MAISKEPLFTKTTTTIFICTMIIRALTIGYVIGGFVMRFELFYLEKDIVKILDYMPLGLLPLGSTLMFLVYSLMPFLILYAIVGGVGLIIIVRRSKWLLLAHAIGHSALMIIETVYLSLISWIVHESADNSTMTKGFETAHEFAFENEWRTLFEKLSCCGVSGKLPETSTVYWNLQNGPYGCFYNTGCLDKIKHFTSTYGGYYVAVISINIVTSVVCLAITEYFFRVAELKHSKEENHNELYKCRNGILGELYKKSSTIWKRNKLVWFSTLLKSIDLVYEVSLAVSVLILSHSWLRDYYLQDVIYNLWKDGLSMGYLEHVLTHTFLCVLAVSMGLKFLNFAAVNRKSGILMIAYIIAEFFLLLVEIIIFIFFTFLIRMLYCCITGKESYYCHFSNTDSADKLCNNTQGIWLRAARNIWLAFGFFLLHLAIKISHLAMADRLFKSINTGKEKQTVGFLHFLLLKIKRKPLVAANIGVGVFTMVFSTVFLCGLLVVRYDLNAYTRISSTLHGISDSLGNIGDIRDTSYILMIVTLILTTLLQIVLFVGVYFEKHYLLTSSFGFQIFLLLPHIISLFMIVVPLKMIYCCIEGVGQCNFSSDKDDLNFLCSGQTDLWISTAREIWLFWSFTLASLSLQFFSMALCWKLHRKLFSETICMRHFKRIYIGVISNPKIFIESLTVFTLVFEIAIGIATYAYFFEKIYPAYLQQFLGRFTYHGLNMQYLMNGLTYTLMAIIPISIILRPLLLWLILLIGKLQASFLFVVSYLAFIVGELAMLILSSFLLNLTYTCVQRESSYYTEDIVKWKQFCDSCKGDVHSMETIKMTFLTIHLILNTIYVILVDRVYPILMKDEENKGVLKILKAKISEVKVQSSFKAVQWLGIVVDASYCIAVYTLYFVNFYPFDQFVQQDLNAFGKHRYDMQDLLNALTYTLMSLIPLTLFSRVAVIYFGLHTRSFFIYIMITILFVLLGGYLVLITQSSYLLDLAYNCYDRFFSHYSSTKFSSFCDTNVGYVFDIAAVYVSYLVLQIIISVLSIIMLDRLYSYLGDISVSNGAFRSAFGRLYSSLKSSKMNTVFFVILCLMLIIRLLFWIGLILMGLSPGYIHTDLIDTLHSMHIGNLNYGTMSMGLMYSHMALVPVDIACHGLELLAVIKMNKTLLIMSIVMRIIWIASDVTTLSFSSTILHLGYCLCGPGPVCLSSLYYSFKQEVCRNSYLLFHASGTLVAYLVVNVCSHIFELTVCSILSKKTSTKISPTEKEVNGTRDQEEALEIGSFDDDL encoded by the exons ATGGCCATCTCCAAGGAACCTCTTTTTACCAAAACGACAACTACCATCTTCATCTGTACAATGATAATTCGG GCACTGACAATTGGATATGTTATTGGCGGTTTCGTGATGAGGTTTGAACTTTTTTACTTGGAAAAAGATATTGTGAAAATACTGGATTACATGCCCCTTGGACTGCTGCCGTTGGGATCGACATTGATGTTTCTGGTCTACTCACTGATGCCGTTTCTGATTCTGTATGCCATTGTTGGGGGAGTTGGTTTGATAATCATAGTCCGGAGATCAAAGTGGTTGCTTCTAGCG cATGCCATTGGACACTCAGCTTTGATGATCATCGAAACAGTGTATCTCTCTTTAATATCGTGGATAGTACATGAG aGTGCAGACAACTCAACTATGACTAAAGGCTTCGAAACAGCACACGAATTTGCTTTTGAAAACGAGTGGAGAACtttatttgaaaag ctAAGTTGCTGTGGTGTCTCTGGAAAACTACCAGAGACCAGCACTGTGTATTGGAACTTACAGAACGGCCCCTACGGATGCTTCTACAATACTGGATGTTTAGACAAGATCAAGCATTTTACTTCAACCTATGGCGGCTACTACGTAGCTGTCATTTCTATCAACATCGTCACCAGT GTCGTTTGTCTAGCGATCACTGAGTACTTCTTTAGAGTTGCAGAACTCAAGCACAGTAAAGAAGAAAATCACAACGAATTGTACAAATGTAGAAATGGAATCCTTGGAGAGTTATATAAAAAATCGTCAACTATTTGGAAAAG aaATAAACTTGTGTGGTTCTCAACCCTTTTAAAGTCAATCGATTTG GTCTATGAAGTTTCACTGGCGGtatctgttttaattttgtccCATAGCTGGTTGAGGGACTACTATCTACAGGATGTGATTTACAATCTGTGGAAGGACGGCCTATCAATGGGATATTTAGAACACGTTCTCACCCATACATTTCTATGTGTTTTAGCAGTTTCAATGGGTCTGAAATTTCTAAATTTTGCAGCAGTTAACCGTAAAAGTGGAATCTTGATGATAGCG TACATAATAGCAGAGTTTTTCTTGCTGTTGGTTGAAatcatcattttcatatttttcaccTTTTTAATAAGAATG cTTTATTGCTGTATAACGGGAAAGGAAAGCTATTACTGTCATTTTTCTAATACCGACAGCGCTGATAAG TTGTGCAACAACACCCAAGGAATTTGGCTTAGAGCAGCTCGAAACATCTGGTTggcatttggattttttctccTCCATTTAGCAATAAAG ATATCACATTTAGCAATGGCTGATAGATTATTCAAATCTATCAATACAGGGAAAGAAAAACAGACTGTAGGATTTCTACATTTTTtacttctaaaaataaaaag gaaACCACTTGTTGCTGCCAATATAGGAGTAGGAGTTTTCACAATG GTATTCAGTACAGTTTTCCTTTGTGGACTTCTTGTGGTAAGGTATGACCTGAACGCGTATACCAGGATATCAAGCACGTTACATGGGATATCAGACAGCTTGGGAAACATAGGAGATATCAGGGACACCTCATACATTTTAATGATAGTCACCCTAATTCTTACAACACTGCTGCAGATCGTCTTATTTGTTGgagtttattttgaaaaacattatcTTCTGACAAGT agTTTTGGATTTCAGATATTCCTACTACTGCCGCACATTATATCTCTGTTTATGATTGTGGTTCCTCTAAAGATG ATCTATTGCTGCATCGAGGGTGTCGGACAGTGCAATTTTTCCTCCGATAAAGATGACTTAAACTTT CTCTGCAGTGGCCAGACTGATCTTTGGATTAGTACTGCGAGGGAAATTTGGTTATTTTGGTCATTTACACTGGCATCCCTCTCACTGCag tTTTTCTCTATGGCTCTTTGTTGGAAATTGCACCGGAAATTGTTTTCAGAAACAATATGTATGCGGCATTTTAAGCGGATATATATCGG ggtTATCAGCAAcccaaaaattttcattgaatctCTGACAGTATTTACACTG GTTTTTGAGATTGCAATTGGAATAGCAACATACGCATATTTCTTTGAGAAAATTTACCCAGCATACCTTCAGCAGTTTTTAGGGAGGTTTACATATCATGGCTTGAATATGCAATACCTCATGAATGGATTGACGTATACTCTAATGGCCATTATTCCCATTTCCATCATTCTCCGTCCACTGCTTCTGTGGTTAATACTCTTAATTGGCAAACTCCAAGCTTCGTTTCTT TTTGTTGTCAGTTACCTTGCATTTATAGTTGGAGAATTGGCAATGTTAATACTGTCATCGTTTCTGTTGAACTTG ACATACACCTGCGTTCAACGTGAATCGTCATATTACACCGAAGATATTGTTAAATGGAAACAG TTCTGTGATAGTTGTAAAGGAGATGTGCACAGCATGGAGACAATCAAGATGACTTTTCTTACCATTCACCTTATCTTAAAT ACAATATACGTCATCCTCGTAGACCGAGTTTATCCTATACTAATGAAAGACGAGGAAAACAAAGGAGTCCTAAAGATTCT GAAAGCAAAAATCTCTGAAGTAAAAGTTCAAAGTTCGTTCAAAGCTGTGCAATGGCTTGGTATC GTTGTTGACGCGTCCTACTGCATTGCAGTATACACCCTCTACTTTGTAAACTTTTATCCATTCGATCAATTTGTGCAGCAGGATTTGAATGCTTTTGGAAAACATCGCTATGACATGCAAGACCTTCTTAATGCTCTTACCTACACATTGATGTCGCTGATACCCCTCACATTATTCTCCAGGGTTGCTGTCATATATTTTGGATTACATACAcgctcattttttatttatatt atGATTACCATATTGTTTGTTCTTCTGGGAGGATATCTTGTTTTGATAACACAGTCTTCATATTTGTTGGATTTG gCTTACAATTGCTACGACAGATTCTTTTCACATTATAGTTCGACGAAATTTTCATCG ttttgtgATACAAATGTGGGTTATGTCTTCGATATTGCTGCTGTTTACGTTTCATATTTAGTTCTACAAATTATAATAAGT GTTTTAAGTATCATTATGCTTGATCGATTGTACTCGTATCTTGGAGATATATCGGTATCTAACGGAGCGTTTCGTTCTGCATTTGGACGTCTGTACAGCAGTCT AAAGTCTTCGAAGATGAATACTGTATTCTTTgtaattttatgtttaatgCTA ATCATACGTCTTCTGTTCTGGATAGGTTTAATATTGATGGGCCTGAGCCCTGGATACATACATACGGATCTCATTGACACATTACATTCAATGCATATTGGAAATTTGAATTACGGTACAATGTCAATGGGTCTTATGTACTCTCATATGGCCTTAGTACCAGTGGATATTGCTTGTCATGGTCTTGAATTGCTTGCAGtgataaaaatgaacaaaacccTCCTAATCATG agCATCGTAATGCGAATAATCTGGATAGCATCGGATGTCACCACGTTGTCTTTTTCATCAACAATTCTTCATTTG GGTTATTGCTTATGTGGACCAGGTCCGGTCTGTTTATCTTCACTTTACTATAGTTTTAAACAAGAG GTATGCCGGAATTCATACTTGCTGTTTCACGCTTCAGGAACTTTGGTGGCTTATCTTGTAGTGAATGTTTGTTCTCAT ATTTTTGAATTGACTGTATGCTCTATTTTGAGCAAAAAGACATCAACGAAAATTAGTCCAACCGAAAAGGAGGTGAATGGTACAAGAGACCAGGAGGAAGCTCTGGAAATAGGCAGTTTTGATGATGATTTATAA